Below is a window of Pseudomonas eucalypticola DNA.
TACGCTTCGCCGGCGGGGATGTAGACCCCATCGAACATCCGTCGGTCAAGCTGGCGTGCGAGCGCGTCACCGAGGCCATGGCTGGTCGTGGCCGCGTGCTGCTGCGCAAGTCCGGCACCGAGCCGCTGGTGCGTGTGATGGTCGAAGGTGACGATGAAAGGGCGGTCAGCGCGTACGCCGATGAGCTTGCCAAGGTCGTCAGTGAAGTTTGCGCCTGATACGGCTTGCCAGTAGCCTCCGCGTTGGGTAACATCTGCGCCCACTTTGACCGACGAGGTACAGCATGCGTCGCCCTATGGTAGCTGGTAACTGGAAAATGCACGGTACCCGCGCCAGCGTCGCTGAGCTGCTCAAGGGTCTTGGAAGCGAGGCCCTGCCTGGCGGTGTTGATGTGGTGGTGTTTCCACCGAGCCTGCATGTCGAACGAGTGATCGACGGCCTGCAGGGTGCATCGATCGAAGTCGGCGCGCAGAATTGCGCGACGCAAACCGGGCAAGGCGCCCTGACCGGCGAAATATCGTCGACTCAGTTGGCTGATGCCGGTTGCAAGCTTGTGTTGGTCGGTCACTCCGAACGTCGCCAGGTCATCGGCGAGTCGGATGAAGTGCTGGTTCGCAAGTTCGAGGCGGCTCAGGCTGGCGGTCTGATTCCGGTGCTGTGCATCGGCGAGACCCTGGCGGAGCGTGAGGCAGGCAAGACCCTGGAAGTGGTAGGGCGCCAGCTGAGCAGTGTCATCGATGCCCTGGGCATTGGTGCCTTCGCCAGGGCGGTGATCGCTTATGAGCCTGTATGGGCCATCGGCACTGGCCTGACGGCAACGCCAGAGCAAGCGCAGGATGTGCACGCAGCCATTCGCGCCCAATTGGCGGTAGAGAATTCTGAAGTCGCGCAAGGTGTGCGGCTTCTATACGGCGGCAGCGTGAAGGCGGCCAATGCGGCTGAGCTGTTCGGCATGCCGGATATCGATGGGGGGCTCATTGGTGGAGCCTCCTTGAATGCAGATGAGTTCGGTGCGATCTGTCGCGCCGCGGGAAACTGAGAAGATGCTGGAAACAGTCGTAGTCGTGTTTCATCTGCTGGCTGCCCTGGGTGTAGTTGCCCTGGTTTTGCTGCAGCAGGGTAAAGGTGCGGACGCTGGCGCGTCTTTCGGAGCAGGTGCTTCAAATACTGTGTTCGGAAGCCAAGGTTCCTCTACCTTTCTTAGTAAGTTTACTGCTATACTTGCCGCAGGTTTCTTCATAACCAGCTTGGGGTTAGGATACTTTGCTAAAGAGAAAGCTCACCAGCTGACTCAGGTAGGGTTACCCGCTCCGGCCGCCGTTGAAGCGCCAACGCAAAAACCGGCGACAGATGATGTTCCGGTGCTTCAAGAGCAAAAGACTGATGTGAATGCCACTGACGTACCTCCAGCTCAAGAGCAAAAGTAACAAGGGTTTCAAACGTAGTATTGCCGAGGTGGTGGAATTGGTAGACACGCAACCTTGAGGTGGTTGTGCCCATAGGGTGTAGGGGTTCGAGTCCCCTTCTCGGTACCAATTAATCAGGAGAGCCCGCAACAGCGGGCTTTCTTGTCGGTGGAAGTGTGCGATTGACCCAGAAGGGTATCAGCCGTATACTTTTGCCCCAGCTTTGTCGCGGGATGGAGCAGTCTGGTAGCTCGTCGGGCTCATAACCCGAAGGTCGTTGGTTCAAATCCAGCTCCCGCAACCAGTTTTACTGGAGCCCCTTTTACAGGGGCTTTTTGTTAGCTGAAAAGATCATAGCGCCGGTATTCAACGGCGTTTCAGGGATGGGCGCTTCGCCCATTTTTTATTTGCATAAGCATGCACGAGGGGGTTCAGGTGTCGAGCAAGCTAGAACAGTTGCAGGCCTTGTTGGCCCCGGTGGTCGTGGCCCTAGGCTATGAATGCTGGGGTATCGAGTTTTCGGCCCAAGGCCGTCACTCAATGTTGCGCATTTATATCGACAAAGAAGGCGGTGTGCTGGTGGATGACTGCGCCATTGTCAGTCGTCAGGTCAGCGGGGTTCTGGATGTCGAAGACCCTATCGCTGTCGAGTAC
It encodes the following:
- the tpiA gene encoding triose-phosphate isomerase, which produces MRRPMVAGNWKMHGTRASVAELLKGLGSEALPGGVDVVVFPPSLHVERVIDGLQGASIEVGAQNCATQTGQGALTGEISSTQLADAGCKLVLVGHSERRQVIGESDEVLVRKFEAAQAGGLIPVLCIGETLAEREAGKTLEVVGRQLSSVIDALGIGAFARAVIAYEPVWAIGTGLTATPEQAQDVHAAIRAQLAVENSEVAQGVRLLYGGSVKAANAAELFGMPDIDGGLIGGASLNADEFGAICRAAGN
- the secG gene encoding preprotein translocase subunit SecG, translating into MLETVVVVFHLLAALGVVALVLLQQGKGADAGASFGAGASNTVFGSQGSSTFLSKFTAILAAGFFITSLGLGYFAKEKAHQLTQVGLPAPAAVEAPTQKPATDDVPVLQEQKTDVNATDVPPAQEQK